In Hoeflea ulvae, one genomic interval encodes:
- a CDS encoding aldehyde dehydrogenase family protein produces the protein MTIEQNIGRFYINGAWVDPSAGVSFADVINPATEESVARVALGSQADAITAIAAARAAFPGFSAWSAADRLALLGRISDVYKSRMDEIAEAISTEMGAPLAMAKSDQAWSGLGHIEATMTALENFAFEEQRATTLIVHEAIGVAGLITPWNWPMNQIACKVAPALAAGCTVVLKPSEIAPLSSILFAEILHEAGVPAGVFNLVNGDGPGVGQMLSSHPDIDIVSFTGSTRAGILVAKSAADTVKRVAQELGGKSPNIILADADFATAVSSGVEACFGNSGQSCDAPTRMLVPRGRHEEALAIAKQTAEKLVTGDPRDPNTNLGPVISQVQYDKIQALIASGIQDGATLVTGGRDRPDGLAHGYYVKPTVFGGVTPDMRIAREEIFGPVLAIMPYDTEEQAVEIANDTVYGLAAYVQSGELEHARRIARQLRAGQVHINSPDWDLFAPFGGYKQSGNGREYADWGMRDYLETKALIGHG, from the coding sequence ATGACCATCGAGCAGAATATCGGACGCTTTTACATCAATGGAGCGTGGGTGGACCCGTCTGCCGGTGTGTCGTTTGCCGATGTCATCAATCCGGCGACCGAGGAGAGCGTCGCCAGGGTGGCGCTCGGATCGCAGGCCGATGCCATCACGGCCATTGCCGCAGCGAGGGCAGCTTTCCCGGGCTTCAGCGCGTGGAGTGCTGCCGACCGGCTGGCGCTGCTGGGCCGGATTAGCGATGTATATAAATCCCGGATGGACGAGATCGCCGAAGCGATCAGCACCGAGATGGGGGCGCCGCTGGCCATGGCGAAATCCGATCAGGCATGGTCGGGGCTGGGCCATATCGAAGCGACGATGACAGCGCTCGAGAATTTTGCGTTCGAGGAGCAGCGCGCCACAACGCTGATCGTGCATGAGGCGATTGGCGTTGCCGGGCTGATCACGCCATGGAACTGGCCGATGAACCAGATTGCCTGCAAGGTGGCGCCCGCACTTGCCGCCGGGTGTACGGTGGTGCTCAAGCCGAGCGAGATCGCGCCTTTGAGCAGCATCCTGTTTGCCGAGATTCTGCACGAGGCCGGGGTGCCCGCCGGCGTGTTCAACTTGGTCAATGGCGACGGGCCGGGTGTCGGGCAGATGCTTTCCAGCCACCCGGACATCGACATTGTCTCGTTTACCGGATCGACGCGGGCCGGCATTCTGGTGGCCAAGTCAGCTGCCGATACGGTCAAGCGCGTGGCGCAGGAACTGGGCGGCAAGTCGCCCAATATCATTCTGGCGGATGCGGATTTCGCAACGGCTGTTTCCTCCGGGGTCGAAGCCTGTTTCGGCAATAGCGGCCAGTCCTGCGACGCGCCGACGCGGATGCTGGTGCCGCGGGGCCGGCACGAGGAAGCATTGGCGATTGCAAAGCAAACCGCCGAGAAGCTGGTGACCGGAGATCCGCGCGATCCGAATACCAATCTGGGCCCGGTGATCAGCCAGGTACAGTATGACAAGATCCAAGCGTTGATCGCTTCGGGCATTCAGGACGGCGCAACGCTGGTCACCGGCGGGCGCGACCGGCCCGACGGGCTGGCGCATGGCTATTACGTCAAGCCGACCGTATTTGGCGGCGTGACGCCTGACATGCGGATTGCGCGCGAGGAAATTTTCGGGCCGGTGCTGGCAATCATGCCCTATGACACCGAAGAACAGGCGGTCGAGATCGCCAATGACACGGTCTATGGCCTCGCAGCCTATGTGCAATCGGGCGAACTCGAGCATGCGCGCAGGATTGCGCGGCAGCTGCGCGCCGGGCAGGTGCATATCAATTCGCCCGACTGGGACCTGTTCGCGCCGTTCGGCGGCTACAAGCAGTCCGGCAATGGCCGGGAATATGCCGACTGGGGCATGCGCGATTATCTCGAAACCAAGGCGCTGATCGGCCACGGCTAG
- a CDS encoding trimethylamine methyltransferase family protein, producing MAIAIETSAAIESPPIEKPGRRSGGRAGRVAVRTAPLADNLRPIRAGMSGGQYSPLSQANVLRIHEAALDALETIGLSQAPPSGVEILTRAGAILGDDGRIRFPRALVEDMLALANKDLVLFGRDPKHDLDLSGTRVHYGTAGAAVHVVDVENRTYRESTAQDLYDAARITHALDNVHFFQRAMVCRDVVDNFEMDINTIYACCAGTTKHVGTSFSDPSHFEGCLDLLHMIAGGEAAWRARPFVSNSNCFVVPPMKFAEESCITMEKCIRAGMPVLLLSAGQAGATAPAPLATAIVQAVAECLAGVVYVNAMAPGHPAVFGTWPFVSDLRSGAMSGGSGEQALLTAGCAQMHRFYGLPGGAAAGIADAKLPDMQAGWEQAISNTMAGLSGLNMVYEAVGMHASLLGFCLESLVLGDDLLGQVLRCVRGIDVTEDNVSLEAMREVCLEGPGHYLGHPQTLGVMQTEYVYPAVADRTSPKEWAEIGKPDLVQKAIARKNRILAESTAPQLPPEVDAAIRAAFNIYV from the coding sequence ATGGCTATCGCAATTGAAACCAGTGCCGCAATTGAGTCTCCTCCGATCGAAAAGCCGGGGCGCCGTTCAGGCGGGCGGGCGGGACGCGTTGCGGTCCGCACCGCGCCACTGGCCGACAATCTCAGGCCGATCCGGGCAGGCATGAGCGGCGGGCAATATTCGCCGTTGTCACAGGCCAATGTGCTTCGCATTCACGAAGCCGCACTTGACGCGCTGGAAACCATCGGCCTGTCGCAGGCGCCGCCCTCGGGCGTGGAAATTCTCACCCGTGCCGGCGCCATTCTGGGCGATGACGGGCGCATCCGGTTTCCGCGCGCTCTGGTCGAAGACATGCTGGCGCTGGCGAACAAGGATCTGGTGCTGTTTGGCCGCGATCCCAAACATGATCTCGATCTGTCGGGCACACGGGTGCATTACGGCACCGCGGGTGCCGCGGTGCATGTGGTCGATGTGGAAAACCGCACCTACCGCGAATCTACCGCGCAGGATCTCTATGACGCGGCGCGGATCACCCATGCACTCGACAATGTGCATTTCTTCCAGCGCGCCATGGTCTGCCGCGATGTGGTCGACAATTTCGAGATGGACATCAACACCATCTATGCCTGCTGCGCCGGCACCACCAAACATGTCGGAACCAGTTTTTCCGACCCGTCGCATTTCGAAGGCTGCCTCGATCTCTTACACATGATTGCGGGCGGTGAAGCAGCTTGGCGTGCCCGGCCGTTCGTGTCGAATTCCAATTGCTTTGTGGTTCCTCCGATGAAGTTTGCCGAGGAAAGCTGCATCACCATGGAGAAGTGCATCCGCGCAGGCATGCCGGTGCTGTTGCTCTCAGCCGGGCAGGCGGGCGCCACGGCTCCTGCGCCGCTGGCCACCGCAATCGTTCAGGCGGTGGCGGAATGCCTGGCAGGTGTCGTCTATGTCAACGCCATGGCGCCGGGGCACCCGGCTGTGTTCGGCACCTGGCCATTCGTGTCCGACCTGCGCTCCGGCGCCATGTCCGGCGGCTCCGGCGAGCAGGCGCTGTTGACGGCGGGCTGCGCCCAGATGCACCGATTCTACGGGTTACCGGGTGGGGCCGCAGCAGGCATCGCCGATGCGAAACTGCCCGACATGCAAGCCGGATGGGAGCAGGCGATCTCCAACACCATGGCGGGGCTCAGCGGCCTCAACATGGTCTATGAGGCGGTCGGCATGCATGCCTCGCTGCTGGGCTTCTGCCTGGAATCTCTGGTGCTGGGCGATGATCTTCTGGGCCAGGTTCTGCGCTGCGTGCGCGGGATCGATGTCACCGAGGACAATGTCAGCCTCGAGGCCATGCGCGAGGTCTGCCTTGAAGGGCCCGGCCATTATCTCGGCCACCCGCAAACGCTCGGCGTGATGCAGACCGAATATGTCTATCCGGCGGTGGCCGACCGGACCAGTCCGAAGGAATGGGCGGAAATCGGCAAGCCGGACCTTGTTCAAAAGGCAATTGCGCGCAAGAACCGGATCCTGGCAGAGTCGACCGCGCCGCAGCTTCCTCCCGAGGTCGATGCCGCGATCCGGGCTGCGTTCAACATCTATGTCTAG
- a CDS encoding GcvT family protein: protein MSVAVPDKARVVIVGGGVSGCSVAYHLAKLGWRDIVLLERKQLTCGTTWHAAGLIGQLRASLNMTRLAKYSADLYIKLEEETGVATGMRQCGSITVALTEARKEEIYRQASLARAFDIDVQEVSPEEVLKMYPHLNISDVTAAVHLPLDGQCDPANIAMALAKGARQNGARIIEGVKVTAITSADGQVTGVDWQQGEETGSIAADIVVNCGGMWGRDLAAQSGVTLPLHACEHFYIVTEAIEGLPRLPVLRVPDECAYYKEDAGKMLLGAFEPKAKAWGMQGIPEDFCFDQLPEDFDHFEPILEQAVNRLPLLATTGIHTFFNGPESFTPDDRYYLGEAPEIKGYWVAAGYNSVGIVSSGGAGFALAQWMNDGEPLFDLWEVDIRRAQPFQKNRHYLRERVTETLGLLYADHYPYLQMETARGIRRSPIHEHLKARGAVFGEMAGWERANWFADEGQEREYKYSWKRQNWFDNQKREHMAVREAVGLFDMTSFGKIRVEGRDAVSFMQRLCANEMNVEPGKIVYTQMLNTRAGIECDLTVTRLSDTAFLLIVPGFTLQRDLAWLRRHLDDEFVVITDVTAGESVLCVMGPNARSLLQSVSPNDFSNEAHPFGVAREIEIGMGLARAHRVTYVGELGWEIYVSSDQTAHVFEALADAGGDHGLKLCGLHTLDSCRIEKGFRHFGHDITDEDHVLEAGLGFAVKTKKGEFIGRDAVLAKREQGLSRRLVQFQLKDPEPLMFHNEVIVRDGEIVSIITSGNYGHHLGGAIGLGYVPCKGESVEEVLASTYEIEIAGERHSATASLKPLYDPGSLRVRM from the coding sequence ATGAGTGTGGCAGTTCCAGACAAGGCCCGCGTCGTGATTGTCGGCGGCGGCGTGTCGGGCTGTTCGGTGGCCTATCATCTGGCCAAGCTCGGCTGGCGCGACATCGTGCTCTTGGAACGCAAGCAACTGACCTGCGGCACCACCTGGCATGCCGCAGGCCTGATCGGACAGTTGCGCGCTTCGCTCAACATGACCCGTCTCGCCAAATATTCGGCCGATCTCTACATCAAGCTTGAGGAAGAAACCGGTGTCGCCACCGGGATGCGGCAATGCGGTTCGATCACCGTGGCGCTGACGGAAGCGCGCAAGGAGGAAATCTACCGCCAGGCCTCGCTGGCCCGCGCCTTCGACATCGATGTGCAGGAGGTCAGCCCCGAAGAGGTGCTGAAGATGTATCCGCATCTCAATATCTCCGACGTTACCGCGGCGGTGCATCTGCCATTGGATGGCCAATGCGATCCGGCCAATATCGCCATGGCGCTGGCCAAGGGTGCGCGCCAGAACGGCGCCCGCATCATCGAGGGTGTCAAGGTGACGGCAATCACCAGTGCCGACGGGCAGGTGACCGGGGTCGACTGGCAACAGGGCGAGGAAACCGGCTCGATCGCGGCTGACATCGTGGTCAATTGCGGTGGCATGTGGGGCCGCGATCTTGCTGCGCAATCCGGTGTGACGCTGCCGCTTCATGCCTGCGAGCATTTCTACATCGTTACTGAGGCGATCGAAGGCCTGCCGCGGCTGCCGGTGCTTCGGGTGCCGGATGAATGCGCCTATTACAAGGAAGACGCCGGCAAGATGCTGCTCGGCGCGTTCGAGCCGAAAGCCAAGGCCTGGGGCATGCAGGGGATCCCGGAGGATTTCTGCTTTGACCAATTGCCGGAGGATTTCGATCACTTTGAGCCCATCCTTGAACAGGCGGTCAACCGGCTGCCGCTGCTGGCCACCACCGGCATTCACACCTTCTTCAACGGGCCGGAGAGTTTTACCCCCGACGACCGCTATTATCTCGGCGAAGCGCCGGAGATCAAAGGCTACTGGGTTGCTGCCGGGTACAATTCCGTCGGCATCGTCTCATCCGGAGGCGCAGGATTCGCGCTGGCGCAATGGATGAATGATGGCGAGCCGCTGTTCGACCTTTGGGAAGTCGATATCCGCCGGGCGCAGCCGTTCCAGAAGAACCGGCATTATCTGCGCGAGCGGGTTACCGAAACGCTTGGCCTGCTTTACGCCGATCACTACCCCTACCTGCAGATGGAGACTGCACGCGGCATCCGCCGTTCGCCGATCCATGAGCATCTCAAGGCGCGCGGCGCGGTGTTTGGCGAAATGGCCGGCTGGGAGCGGGCCAACTGGTTCGCCGATGAAGGTCAGGAGCGCGAATACAAATACTCCTGGAAGCGGCAGAACTGGTTCGACAACCAGAAGCGCGAACACATGGCGGTGCGCGAAGCCGTCGGCCTGTTCGACATGACCTCGTTCGGCAAGATCCGGGTCGAGGGGCGCGATGCGGTTTCCTTCATGCAGCGGCTCTGCGCCAATGAGATGAATGTCGAGCCGGGCAAGATTGTCTACACCCAGATGCTCAATACCCGCGCCGGCATCGAATGCGATCTGACAGTGACGCGGCTGTCGGACACAGCGTTCCTGCTGATTGTTCCGGGCTTCACCCTGCAACGCGATCTGGCCTGGCTGCGGCGGCATCTGGATGACGAGTTCGTTGTCATCACCGATGTGACGGCGGGTGAATCGGTGCTTTGCGTTATGGGTCCGAATGCGCGGTCGCTGCTGCAGTCAGTCAGCCCGAATGATTTTTCCAATGAGGCACACCCGTTTGGCGTTGCCAGGGAGATCGAGATCGGCATGGGATTGGCGCGCGCTCACCGCGTCACCTATGTCGGCGAGCTGGGCTGGGAAATCTATGTGTCCTCCGACCAGACCGCGCATGTGTTCGAGGCGCTGGCTGATGCCGGTGGTGATCACGGGCTGAAGCTCTGCGGGCTGCATACGCTAGATTCCTGCAGGATCGAAAAGGGCTTCCGGCATTTCGGCCATGACATCACCGACGAGGATCACGTGCTGGAAGCCGGTCTGGGCTTTGCGGTGAAAACCAAGAAGGGCGAGTTCATCGGCCGCGATGCGGTGCTTGCCAAGCGCGAGCAGGGCCTGTCGCGCCGGCTGGTGCAGTTCCAGCTCAAGGACCCAGAGCCGCTGATGTTCCACAACGAGGTGATCGTGCGTGATGGCGAGATCGTCTCGATCATCACCTCGGGCAATTACGGCCATCATCTCGGCGGCGCCATCGGGCTCGGCTATGTGCCCTGCAAGGGCGAAAGCGTCGAGGAGGTGCTGGCCTCCACTTACGAAATCGAGATTGCCGGGGAGCGCCATTCAGCAACGGCGTCCCTGAAACCGCTTTACGACCCCGGCTCGCTGCGCGTCCGGATGTGA
- a CDS encoding GcvT family protein — MGEIAGHARVVIIGGGVVGVSALYHLAKAGWTDCVLLEKNELTAGSTWHAAGNVPTFSSSWSVMNMQRYSTELYRGLAEEVDYPMNYHVTGSIRLGHSKERLREFQRVAGMGRYQGMDLDILSPDEITSRYPFAETHDLTGALYDPYDGDIDPAQLTQALAKGARDLGAKIYRFCPATGVRRENDEWVISTEKGEIRCEYVVNAAGYYAREVGKMFGRDMPMMVMSHQYMLFDEVPEVEAWSKENGKKLPLVRDVDSSYYLRQEKNGFNLGPYELNCRAHWTTPDDPMPGDFSFQLFPDDLDRLEWYINDAVERVPLLGTAGLTKTINGPIPYTPDGNPLIGPMPGVPNAFEACVFTFGICQGGGAGKVLAEWVMHGETEWDMWSCDPRRFTGFCDQDYSIAKGKEVYGHEYGMHFPHHAWPAGRNKKLSPVHDRIADLGAQFGAYNGWERANWYARPGDDTSEEATQTWAREGAWFEAVREECLAVRDAAGILDLPGFSRFKVQGPGARDWLNTLITGMAPKPGRIGLGYFADERGRIVTEMSLMALDEDFFFLITAATAQWHDFEWLIKNLPAGSEIIIEDVTEAFACQILTGPKSREILSAVTEADLSKSWLTHQSAQIAGTWCQLVRVSFAGELGWEIHTKVEDTAPVFDAVMQAGQAHGLKPFGMFALNSLRLEKSYRAWKGDLSTDYTMLQGGLERFVKFEKPEFIGKQALLAERQRGVTKRFVTLLVDAGDCDAPYMSTLWHDGKVVGETTSGGWGHRIGKSIALGMVRAELAEPGTVLEVEIFGERFVATVAPDEPLWDPRNERLRA; from the coding sequence GTGGGCGAGATTGCAGGACATGCACGGGTGGTCATCATCGGAGGGGGCGTGGTCGGAGTCTCGGCGCTTTACCATCTGGCCAAGGCCGGCTGGACCGATTGCGTGCTTCTGGAAAAGAACGAGCTGACCGCCGGTTCCACCTGGCATGCTGCCGGCAATGTGCCGACATTCTCGTCGTCCTGGTCGGTCATGAACATGCAGCGCTATTCGACCGAGCTCTACCGCGGGCTGGCCGAAGAAGTCGATTACCCGATGAATTATCACGTCACCGGGTCGATCCGGCTGGGGCATTCCAAGGAGCGCTTGCGCGAGTTCCAGCGTGTGGCCGGAATGGGCCGCTATCAGGGCATGGACCTCGATATTCTGTCGCCGGACGAGATCACGTCACGATACCCGTTTGCCGAAACCCATGATCTGACTGGTGCGCTTTACGATCCCTATGATGGCGATATCGATCCGGCGCAATTGACCCAGGCGCTGGCCAAGGGCGCGCGCGATCTCGGCGCCAAGATCTACCGCTTCTGTCCCGCCACCGGCGTGCGCCGCGAAAACGATGAATGGGTGATCTCCACCGAAAAGGGCGAGATCCGCTGCGAATATGTGGTCAATGCCGCAGGCTATTATGCCCGCGAGGTCGGCAAGATGTTCGGCCGCGACATGCCGATGATGGTGATGAGCCATCAATACATGCTGTTTGACGAGGTGCCGGAAGTCGAAGCCTGGAGCAAGGAAAACGGCAAGAAGCTGCCGCTGGTGCGCGACGTCGACAGTTCCTACTATCTCCGTCAGGAAAAGAACGGCTTCAACCTCGGCCCCTATGAGCTCAATTGCCGGGCCCATTGGACGACGCCGGATGATCCGATGCCGGGAGACTTCTCGTTCCAGCTGTTCCCCGACGATCTGGACCGGCTGGAATGGTACATCAATGACGCGGTCGAGCGCGTGCCGCTGTTGGGCACTGCAGGCCTTACCAAGACCATCAACGGTCCGATCCCCTACACACCTGACGGCAATCCGCTGATCGGCCCGATGCCCGGTGTTCCCAATGCCTTCGAGGCCTGCGTTTTCACCTTCGGCATCTGCCAGGGCGGCGGTGCAGGCAAGGTGCTGGCCGAATGGGTGATGCATGGCGAGACCGAGTGGGACATGTGGTCCTGCGACCCGCGCCGCTTCACTGGGTTCTGCGACCAGGATTACTCGATCGCCAAGGGCAAGGAAGTCTATGGCCATGAATATGGCATGCATTTCCCGCATCACGCCTGGCCTGCCGGACGCAACAAGAAACTCTCGCCGGTGCATGACCGGATCGCGGATCTTGGTGCGCAGTTCGGGGCCTATAATGGCTGGGAGCGGGCCAACTGGTATGCGCGGCCCGGTGATGACACAAGCGAAGAAGCGACCCAGACCTGGGCGCGCGAGGGGGCCTGGTTCGAAGCCGTCCGCGAAGAATGCCTGGCTGTGCGCGATGCCGCCGGTATCCTCGATCTTCCGGGGTTTTCGCGGTTCAAGGTTCAGGGACCCGGCGCGCGCGACTGGCTTAACACGCTGATCACCGGCATGGCGCCAAAGCCGGGCCGGATCGGACTTGGCTATTTCGCCGACGAAAGGGGACGCATCGTCACCGAGATGTCGCTGATGGCGCTGGATGAGGATTTCTTCTTCCTGATCACGGCTGCCACCGCGCAATGGCATGATTTCGAATGGCTGATCAAAAACCTGCCGGCCGGATCCGAGATTATAATCGAGGATGTGACCGAGGCGTTTGCCTGCCAGATCCTGACCGGGCCGAAATCGCGCGAAATCCTGTCCGCGGTCACCGAGGCTGATCTGAGCAAATCATGGCTGACCCACCAGTCGGCGCAGATTGCAGGGACATGGTGCCAGCTGGTGCGGGTCTCTTTCGCAGGTGAACTGGGCTGGGAAATCCACACCAAGGTCGAGGACACAGCGCCGGTCTTTGATGCGGTGATGCAGGCGGGGCAGGCCCATGGCCTGAAGCCGTTTGGCATGTTCGCGCTCAATTCGCTGCGGCTGGAAAAAAGCTACCGGGCCTGGAAGGGTGATCTGTCGACCGATTACACGATGCTGCAGGGCGGACTCGAGCGCTTTGTCAAATTCGAAAAGCCGGAGTTCATCGGCAAGCAGGCGCTGTTGGCTGAACGCCAGCGCGGCGTCACCAAGCGTTTTGTCACGCTGCTGGTCGATGCCGGTGATTGCGATGCGCCCTACATGTCGACGCTCTGGCATGACGGCAAGGTGGTGGGTGAAACCACGTCGGGCGGCTGGGGGCACAGGATCGGCAAATCGATCGCGCTCGGCATGGTCCGCGCGGAGCTGGCTGAGCCCGGCACAGTGCTGGAAGTAGAAATATTCGGCGAGCGTTTTGTCGCCACGGTGGCTCCTGATGAACCCTTGTGGGATCCCAGGAATGAAAGGTTGCGGGCATGA
- a CDS encoding LysR family transcriptional regulator, with the protein MQIEHLETFLDLMETNSFNRTAERLNLTQSTVSGRIQALETTLGRKLFTRSRAGTQPTPAGFKLLDHARTLRHQWTEARRSVQNTGNFAHSMRIGMQHDLASSHIADWVSGFRKVLPDAAFYIDLDFSNQMSIDLLAGEIDLSIMFTPKNLPDLHYEHIGELAYRMISSTAVHLNDIEPQSYIFTSYSPAFEKVHRQIVANLAETPLSSGQNITVCGLLLALGGTAYVLEDSAEEMVASGSFGFVRGAPRIPQSVYFAVHLRNRHSHIHRRLLASARKHLSGQ; encoded by the coding sequence ATGCAAATCGAGCATCTGGAAACTTTCCTCGACCTGATGGAAACCAACAGCTTCAACCGCACCGCCGAGCGGCTGAACCTGACCCAGTCAACCGTATCCGGCCGCATCCAGGCGCTGGAAACCACGCTTGGGCGCAAGCTGTTTACGCGAAGCCGCGCCGGGACCCAGCCGACGCCGGCGGGCTTCAAGCTGCTCGATCATGCCCGCACCTTGCGCCACCAATGGACCGAAGCGCGGCGGTCGGTGCAAAACACAGGCAATTTCGCCCATTCGATGCGGATCGGCATGCAGCATGATCTGGCCTCCAGCCACATCGCCGACTGGGTGAGCGGGTTCAGGAAAGTCCTGCCCGATGCTGCCTTCTACATCGATCTCGATTTTTCCAACCAGATGAGCATCGACCTGCTGGCTGGCGAAATCGATCTGTCGATCATGTTCACCCCGAAGAACCTGCCCGATCTGCATTATGAACACATCGGCGAACTCGCCTACCGGATGATCAGCTCGACGGCGGTGCACCTCAACGACATCGAGCCGCAAAGCTACATCTTCACCAGCTATTCGCCGGCATTCGAGAAGGTGCACCGTCAGATCGTCGCCAATCTGGCCGAAACGCCGCTCTCGAGCGGACAGAACATCACCGTGTGCGGTCTGCTCCTGGCTCTGGGCGGCACCGCTTACGTGCTGGAGGATTCCGCCGAGGAAATGGTGGCCTCAGGCAGTTTCGGTTTTGTCAGGGGTGCACCACGCATCCCCCAATCGGTCTATTTCGCGGTGCATCTGCGCAACCGCCATTCCCACATCCACCGCCGCCTGCTCGCCAGCGCCCGCAAGCACCTGTCGGGACAATGA
- a CDS encoding alanine/glycine:cation symporter family protein — protein sequence MLLALSTAGLAGAAQAQEAMTLDQKVNEIFAAVTGPFVNLIFAPLPGTSFPWIVMWLVIAASIFTIYFGFVQFRFFGHAIGLVKGDYSDPNDAGEVSHFQALATALSGTVGLGNIAGVAVAVGIGGPGATFWMILAGLLGMASKFTECTLGVKYRNEYEDGTVSGGPMYYISKGFKELGLPGGKFLAVMFSIFCILGALGGGNMFQANQAHAQISGIVGDYPGWITGIVFAAVVFAVIVGGIKSIANVTEKVVPFMGILYVGAALVILLVNYDKIGWAFGQIFGGAFTGLGVAGGFVGALIQGFKRAAFSNEAGVGSAAIAHSAVRTKEPITEGFVSLLEPLIDTVVICTMTALVITISQQLIVDQATGLYVLNEAGTSIATVGDVSGVALTSAAFGSAISWFPYVLAIAVVLFAFSTMISWSYYGLKSWTYLFGEGKNSELTFKVIFCVFIVIGAAASLGPVIDFSDAAIFAMAVVNIFCLYFLMGLVKKELNSYATRLKAGEIRRFKH from the coding sequence ATGCTGTTGGCACTTTCAACAGCCGGGCTTGCAGGCGCTGCCCAGGCGCAGGAAGCCATGACCCTCGACCAGAAGGTCAACGAGATTTTCGCGGCCGTCACCGGGCCCTTCGTCAACCTCATCTTCGCACCGCTTCCGGGTACCAGCTTTCCCTGGATCGTGATGTGGCTGGTGATTGCTGCCTCGATCTTCACGATCTATTTCGGCTTCGTCCAGTTCCGGTTCTTTGGTCATGCCATCGGCCTGGTGAAGGGCGACTATTCCGATCCCAATGATGCGGGTGAGGTCAGCCACTTCCAGGCGCTGGCAACTGCGTTGTCAGGCACCGTGGGGCTTGGCAACATCGCCGGTGTGGCGGTTGCCGTTGGCATCGGCGGACCCGGCGCGACGTTCTGGATGATCCTTGCCGGATTGCTCGGCATGGCGTCCAAGTTCACCGAATGTACGCTCGGTGTGAAATACCGCAACGAATATGAGGACGGCACGGTTTCCGGCGGTCCGATGTATTACATCTCCAAGGGCTTCAAGGAACTGGGTCTTCCCGGCGGCAAGTTCCTGGCGGTGATGTTCTCGATCTTCTGTATTCTCGGCGCGCTCGGCGGCGGCAACATGTTCCAGGCCAACCAGGCACATGCCCAGATTTCCGGCATTGTCGGTGACTATCCGGGCTGGATCACGGGCATTGTCTTCGCAGCAGTGGTCTTTGCGGTCATCGTCGGCGGCATCAAGTCGATCGCCAATGTCACCGAGAAGGTTGTTCCGTTCATGGGGATTCTCTATGTCGGCGCAGCGCTGGTCATCCTGCTGGTGAACTACGACAAGATCGGCTGGGCCTTTGGCCAGATCTTCGGCGGCGCCTTTACCGGCCTCGGCGTTGCTGGCGGCTTTGTCGGCGCCCTGATCCAGGGCTTCAAGCGGGCAGCCTTTTCCAACGAAGCCGGTGTCGGCTCGGCGGCAATCGCCCACTCCGCGGTCAGGACCAAGGAGCCGATCACCGAAGGCTTCGTGTCGCTTCTCGAACCCCTGATCGACACCGTCGTGATCTGCACGATGACCGCGCTGGTCATCACCATCTCGCAGCAACTGATCGTCGATCAGGCCACAGGGCTCTATGTGCTCAATGAAGCCGGGACGTCGATCGCCACTGTCGGCGATGTCAGCGGCGTTGCCCTGACCTCGGCAGCATTTGGATCCGCGATCAGCTGGTTCCCATATGTGCTGGCCATCGCGGTGGTGCTGTTTGCCTTCTCGACCATGATCTCCTGGTCCTATTACGGGCTGAAGAGCTGGACCTACCTGTTCGGCGAAGGCAAGAACTCGGAGCTGACCTTCAAGGTCATCTTCTGCGTGTTCATCGTTATCGGTGCGGCAGCAAGCCTCGGCCCGGTCATCGACTTCTCCGATGCCGCAATCTTTGCCATGGCCGTGGTCAACATCTTCTGCCTCTACTTCCTGATGGGACTGGTGAAGAAGGAGCTTAATTCCTACGCGACACGGCTCAAGGCCGGCGAGATCCGCAGGTTCAAGCACTAG